A region from the Tahibacter amnicola genome encodes:
- a CDS encoding DUF1801 domain-containing protein, which produces MAMKKSVPAADPDAYIAALSGWRRDCAEGLRTAVQKAAPLQEVIKWGHLVYFSNGPVLLIRVEENRVLFGFWRGKRLRAIEPRLKPGGKYELATFELVEGTPWKPAVVSRLVREAVALNASAGDPTKSAPA; this is translated from the coding sequence ATGGCCATGAAGAAATCCGTTCCCGCCGCCGATCCGGATGCCTATATCGCGGCTCTCAGCGGATGGCGACGCGACTGCGCCGAGGGATTGCGCACCGCGGTGCAAAAGGCCGCACCGCTGCAGGAGGTGATCAAATGGGGTCACCTTGTGTATTTCTCGAATGGCCCGGTCCTGCTGATTCGCGTGGAGGAGAACCGTGTGCTGTTCGGCTTCTGGCGCGGCAAGCGCCTGCGCGCGATCGAACCACGCCTCAAACCCGGCGGGAAGTACGAGCTCGCCACGTTTGAGCTAGTGGAAGGCACGCCGTGGAAACCCGCGGTCGTATCGCGCTTGGTCAGGGAAGCAGTGGCACTCAATGCCAGCGCTGGCGATCCGACGAAATCCGCGCCGGCGTGA